A window of the Dongshaea marina genome harbors these coding sequences:
- a CDS encoding cytochrome b/b6 domain-containing protein yields the protein MALAQLKARSWVQKISGVLRRVVTIDDSSTRPVHSWTTLNKTLHISFASLIILQLLSSDLMHSPWKPGRVVSDFSAFFFYFHLIAGCLTLFVLVCYFLLNLSEAARAHLYPWGRQGRADIMADLRQIFCQRKMQPAHRCGGLAGLVHGLGFLAAVGTALTGASWLLLRQMGFAPDLVHFVKECHEFMTTFVWIYVIGHVCLAVVHFLVEDDSHANG from the coding sequence ATGGCGTTGGCGCAGCTAAAGGCTAGGTCCTGGGTCCAAAAAATATCGGGAGTATTGAGAAGGGTGGTGACCATTGATGACTCCTCGACTCGTCCGGTGCATTCCTGGACCACTCTGAATAAAACTCTGCATATCAGTTTTGCCAGCCTGATCATCTTGCAGCTTCTGAGCAGTGATCTGATGCATAGTCCCTGGAAACCGGGGCGTGTCGTCAGTGATTTTTCTGCCTTCTTTTTCTATTTTCACCTGATAGCCGGCTGCCTGACCCTGTTTGTCCTGGTGTGTTATTTTCTGCTGAATCTGTCTGAAGCGGCCCGGGCACACCTCTATCCATGGGGGCGCCAGGGGCGTGCGGATATCATGGCCGATCTGCGGCAGATTTTCTGCCAACGCAAGATGCAACCGGCCCATCGTTGTGGCGGGCTGGCGGGCCTGGTTCATGGCCTTGGCTTTTTGGCTGCGGTGGGAACGGCACTGACGGGAGCTAGTTGGTTACTGCTGCGTCAGATGGGGTTTGCTCCCGATCTGGTTCACTTTGTCAAAGAGTGTCATGAGTTTATGACAACCTTCGTGTGGATCTATGTGATTGGCCATGTCTGTCTTGCGGTGGTGCATTTTCTGGTCGAGGATGACTCCCACGCCAACGGCTAG